The Molothrus ater isolate BHLD 08-10-18 breed brown headed cowbird chromosome 1, BPBGC_Mater_1.1, whole genome shotgun sequence genome includes a window with the following:
- the LOC118684256 gene encoding myosin regulatory light chain 2, smooth muscle minor isoform, with amino-acid sequence MVSPTASFLPGGAVAALLSGSVAPAAPRRCCLPPPEPTATMSSKRAKTKTTKKRPQRATSNVFAMFDQSQIQEFKEAFNMIDQNRDGFIDKEDLHDMLASLGKNPTDEYLDAMMNEAPGPINFTMFLTMFGEKLNGTDPEDVIRNAFACFDEEATGFIQEDYLRELLTTMGDRFTDEEVDELYREAPIDKKGNFNYIEFTRILKHGAKDKDD; translated from the exons ATGGTGTCGCCCACAGCTTCCTTCCTGCCCGGCGGGGCGGTGGCCGCTCTGCTCTCCGGAAGTGTCGCTCCAGCTGCTCCCCGCCGGTGCTGTCTCCCGCCGCCAG AACCAACAGCCACCATGTCTAGCAAAAGAGCAAAGACGAAGACCACCAAGAAGCGCCCTCAGCGCGCCACTTCCAATGTGTTTGCGATGTTCGATCAGTCGCAGATCCAGGAATTCAAGGAGGCCTTCAACATGATCGACCAGAACAGGGATGGCTTCATTGACAAAGAGGACCTGCACGACATGCTCGCCTCCCTTG GAAAGAATCCAACGGATGAATACCTAGATGCCATGATGAATGAGGCTCCGGGCCCCATCAACTTCACCATGTTCCTCACCATGTTTGGTGAGAAGTTAAATGGCACCGACCCGGAGGATGTAATCAGGAATGCTTTTGCTTGCTTTGATGAAGAAGCAACAG GGTTCATCCAAGAAGACTACCTGCGGGAGCTGCTGACCACCATGGGAGACAGGTTCACGGATGAAGAGGTGGATGAGCTGTACAGAGAGGCCCCCATTGACAAAAAGGGCAACTTCAACTACATCGAGTTCACACGCATCCTCAAACATGGAGCGAAGGACAAGGACGACTGA